A single genomic interval of Helianthus annuus cultivar XRQ/B chromosome 13, HanXRQr2.0-SUNRISE, whole genome shotgun sequence harbors:
- the LOC110897459 gene encoding 14-3-3-like protein C isoform X1 has translation MASSTERDNFIYVAKLAEQAERYDEMVDAMKKVAKLDVELTVEERNLLSVGYKNVVGSRRASWRILSSIEQKEESRGNEVSVNRIKEYRQKVEKELTDICNDIMVVIDEHLIPSSSAGESTVFYYKMKGDYYRYLAEFKTGDDKKEAADQSLKAYQLASTSAEAELSSTHPIRLGLALNFSVFYYEIMNSPERACHLAKQAFDEAISELDSLSEESYKDSTLIMQLLRDNLTLWTSDIPEDGEDEKMEITKSGAEE, from the exons ATGGCTTCTTCAACCGAACGTGACAACTTCATCTATGTCGCCAAGCTTGCTGAGCAAGCCGAACGTTACGACG AAATGGTGGATGCTATGAAGAAGGTAGCAAAGTTGGATGTGGAACTGACTGTTGAAGAGAGAAACTTGCTTTCAGTTGGGTACAAGAATGTGGTTGGTTCTCGTAGGGCGTCATGGAGAATATTGTCCTCAATCGAGCAGAAAGAGGAATCAAGAGGCAATGAAGTGAGCGTAAATCGGATCAAGGAATACAGGCAGAAGGTTGAAAAAGAATTGACCGACATTTGTAATGATATCATGGTTGTGATTGATGAACATCTGATTCCATCTTCATCGGCTGGAGAATCTACTGTTTTCTACTACAAAAT GAAAGGAGATTATTATAGGTATCTTGCAGAGTTCAAGACTGGCGATGATAAGAAAGAGGCAGCTGATCAGTCTCTGAAGGCTTATCAA TTGGCTTCCACCTCAGCGGAAGCTGAATTATCCTCTACTCACCCGATCAGGTTGGGTTTGGCTTTGAACTTCTCTGTGTTCTATTATGAGATCATGAACTCTCCTGAAAG GGCTTGTCACCTTGCAAAACAAGCTTTTGATGAAGCTATCTCAGAGCTTGATTCCTTGAGCGAGGAATCGTACAAAGATAGCACTTTAATTATGCAGCTCTTGAGGGACAACCTCACTTTGTGGACTTCCGACATTCCAGAGGATGGAG AAGATGAAAAGATGGAGATCACCAAATCTGGTGCGGAAGAG TAA
- the LOC110897459 gene encoding 14-3-3 protein 9 isoform X2: MASSTERDNFIYVAKLAEQAERYDEMVDAMKKVAKLDVELTVEERNLLSVGYKNVVGSRRASWRILSSIEQKEESRGNEVSVNRIKEYRQKVEKELTDICNDIMVVIDEHLIPSSSAGESTVFYYKMKGDYYRYLAEFKTGDDKKEAADQSLKAYQLASTSAEAELSSTHPIRLGLALNFSVFYYEIMNSPERACHLAKQAFDEAISELDSLSEESYKDSTLIMQLLRDNLTLWTSDIPEDGDEKMEITKSGAEE; encoded by the exons ATGGCTTCTTCAACCGAACGTGACAACTTCATCTATGTCGCCAAGCTTGCTGAGCAAGCCGAACGTTACGACG AAATGGTGGATGCTATGAAGAAGGTAGCAAAGTTGGATGTGGAACTGACTGTTGAAGAGAGAAACTTGCTTTCAGTTGGGTACAAGAATGTGGTTGGTTCTCGTAGGGCGTCATGGAGAATATTGTCCTCAATCGAGCAGAAAGAGGAATCAAGAGGCAATGAAGTGAGCGTAAATCGGATCAAGGAATACAGGCAGAAGGTTGAAAAAGAATTGACCGACATTTGTAATGATATCATGGTTGTGATTGATGAACATCTGATTCCATCTTCATCGGCTGGAGAATCTACTGTTTTCTACTACAAAAT GAAAGGAGATTATTATAGGTATCTTGCAGAGTTCAAGACTGGCGATGATAAGAAAGAGGCAGCTGATCAGTCTCTGAAGGCTTATCAA TTGGCTTCCACCTCAGCGGAAGCTGAATTATCCTCTACTCACCCGATCAGGTTGGGTTTGGCTTTGAACTTCTCTGTGTTCTATTATGAGATCATGAACTCTCCTGAAAG GGCTTGTCACCTTGCAAAACAAGCTTTTGATGAAGCTATCTCAGAGCTTGATTCCTTGAGCGAGGAATCGTACAAAGATAGCACTTTAATTATGCAGCTCTTGAGGGACAACCTCACTTTGTGGACTTCCGACATTCCAGAGGATGGAG ATGAAAAGATGGAGATCACCAAATCTGGTGCGGAAGAG TAA